A genomic region of Candidatus Marimicrobium litorale contains the following coding sequences:
- a CDS encoding crotonase/enoyl-CoA hydratase family protein, with the protein MPYNTLRYEVEDHILTLTLDRPEHLNAFTVEMAQELIDAFDRASNDDKVRVVVVTGEGKAFCAGMDLSVGGNVFGLDESQLPDMADMEACCAGDGKIDSVRDTGGLVALAIYECNKPVIAAINGAAVGIGATMTCAMDIRLASEKARIGFVFNKIGITPEACSSWFLPRIVGISQALEWVYTAEILSATDALAGGYVKAIVSPEQLLDEAYTLARRIAKHSPVAIAMSRQMMYRNAAQPHPIEAHKVDSLAIFYASQKSGKEGVAAFLEKREAVFEDRTSTDMPAFYPWWK; encoded by the coding sequence ATGCCCTACAACACCCTGCGCTACGAGGTCGAGGACCACATTCTGACCTTGACCCTGGACCGTCCCGAACACTTGAACGCCTTTACCGTTGAAATGGCGCAGGAACTGATTGATGCGTTCGATCGCGCCAGCAACGACGACAAGGTGCGCGTGGTGGTGGTGACCGGAGAGGGCAAGGCCTTCTGCGCAGGCATGGATCTGAGCGTTGGCGGCAACGTCTTCGGCCTGGATGAGAGCCAGCTGCCGGACATGGCTGATATGGAAGCATGCTGCGCGGGTGACGGTAAGATCGACAGCGTACGCGACACCGGCGGCCTGGTGGCGCTCGCCATCTACGAGTGCAACAAGCCGGTCATTGCTGCGATCAACGGCGCCGCCGTCGGCATCGGCGCCACCATGACCTGCGCCATGGATATCCGCCTGGCCTCCGAAAAGGCGCGCATCGGCTTCGTGTTCAACAAGATCGGCATCACCCCGGAGGCGTGCTCAAGCTGGTTCCTGCCGCGCATCGTCGGCATTTCCCAGGCCCTGGAATGGGTGTACACGGCAGAAATTCTCAGTGCCACCGATGCATTGGCCGGCGGCTACGTGAAAGCCATCGTGTCCCCCGAGCAACTGCTGGACGAGGCTTACACGCTGGCGCGGCGCATCGCCAAACACAGCCCCGTGGCCATCGCAATGTCGCGCCAGATGATGTACCGCAATGCCGCACAGCCTCACCCCATCGAGGCGCACAAGGTCGACTCGCTGGCAATCTTTTACGCCAGCCAGAAAAGCGGCAAGGAAGGCGTGGCCGCGTTCCTGGAGAAGCGGGAGGCGGTATTCGAAGACCGCACATCCACCGATATGCCGGCGTTCTATCCCTGGTGGAAGTGA
- a CDS encoding TetR/AcrR family transcriptional regulator: MAKQSSSEAKKYHHGALKQALLDETARILAEEGESALSLRRLASNLGVSRTAPYNHFDNKDALLSAVAEEGFRRFEKTMDATRRKHRNSTGNEMMRALVQTYVKFALNNRQYYDLMYGSKSWHEGAKTESLAITSRRVLRQDTERLQRAQEKGLICADVDVVYFERFMWGALHGISRLCLDGVYADHVSIKKLCTSTGDMLWQLMDPAK, translated from the coding sequence ATGGCGAAGCAATCAAGTTCTGAAGCAAAGAAATATCATCACGGCGCGCTGAAGCAGGCACTGTTGGACGAGACCGCCCGCATACTGGCAGAAGAAGGTGAATCTGCACTCTCTCTGCGTCGACTGGCGTCTAACCTGGGTGTCTCTAGAACCGCTCCTTACAACCATTTCGATAATAAGGACGCACTGTTGTCGGCGGTGGCAGAAGAAGGCTTCAGACGCTTCGAGAAGACCATGGATGCCACTCGTCGCAAGCACCGAAACAGCACTGGCAATGAAATGATGCGTGCGCTGGTACAGACTTACGTCAAGTTTGCACTCAACAACCGGCAGTACTATGACCTGATGTACGGCAGCAAGTCCTGGCACGAGGGCGCAAAAACTGAGTCACTTGCGATTACCTCGAGAAGAGTACTGCGGCAAGACACTGAGCGCCTGCAGAGAGCCCAGGAGAAGGGCCTGATCTGTGCAGATGTAGATGTCGTTTACTTCGAGCGCTTTATGTGGGGCGCCCTGCACGGAATCAGCCGATTATGCCTGGATGGCGTCTACGCAGACCATGTATCAATCAAAAAACTCTGCACTAGTACGGGAGACATGCTGTGGCAGTTAATGGACCCGGCGAAGTAA
- a CDS encoding long-chain-acyl-CoA synthetase: MKAHTVGFPESGAMIGLARIREYFRVLTELAHILPARKYQMPEEDEQTSLGSVFEGTVSRYPDNIMLIFEGRQWTYAQFNAEVNRLARVLAGKGISRGDTVAIFMENRAEYILAMLALVKLGASASLINNSLTGGALLHCLSATNAKGCIVGEERSAAFDSIRDELSWTDTEPLLWFSDADSKEPPHWAIDARVEMASMSGENLTVTSTITAGETALYIFTSGTTGLPKAAVILHRKILAAGQAIGGTGFRLKPEDRLYLCLPIYHITGMGPGVCGFISAGGSIVLRRKFSASSFWSEVQEYQANCFIYVGELCRYLLMQPRCPEEKGNPLKKILGNGLRPDVWKEFKDRFGVSRICEIYGSSEGNVSFMNLLNKDSTIGFPSSKIALVKYNHDEAEILRDESGVCIEAPVGEPGLLLGKISSRTRFDGYTDSAATEKKIVRNVIEQGDQWFNTGDLIREIDVGFALGLKHYQFVDRTGDTFRWRAENVSTNEVGEVLNRHPQINMANVYGVEVPGVEGRAGMVAFALEESVPFDMETFVRIVDGELPVYARPVFLRIQRSMATTGTFKLLKGELREQAYHLDNVGDDEIYVRRPQGESYERLDVGFYKCIADGSAGY; encoded by the coding sequence GTGAAAGCACATACTGTCGGTTTTCCAGAGTCCGGCGCAATGATAGGTCTGGCGCGAATCCGGGAGTATTTCCGGGTGCTCACAGAGCTCGCCCACATCTTACCCGCAAGGAAGTACCAGATGCCCGAGGAAGATGAACAGACGTCGCTGGGCTCGGTCTTCGAAGGCACTGTCTCACGCTATCCTGACAACATCATGCTGATATTCGAGGGTCGACAGTGGACCTATGCCCAATTCAATGCTGAGGTTAACCGGCTCGCCCGGGTACTCGCCGGCAAGGGGATCTCTCGCGGGGATACCGTGGCGATCTTCATGGAGAACCGCGCGGAGTACATCCTTGCCATGTTGGCGCTGGTCAAGCTGGGGGCCAGCGCCAGCCTCATCAATAACAGCCTCACAGGGGGGGCTCTCTTGCATTGTCTTTCAGCTACGAATGCCAAGGGCTGTATCGTCGGAGAAGAGAGATCGGCAGCTTTCGACTCGATACGCGACGAACTCAGCTGGACAGATACCGAGCCGCTGCTGTGGTTTTCTGACGCCGATTCGAAAGAGCCGCCTCATTGGGCTATTGATGCACGGGTAGAAATGGCGTCGATGTCAGGGGAAAACCTGACGGTCACGAGCACTATCACTGCTGGAGAGACGGCGCTTTATATCTTTACTTCCGGGACGACGGGATTGCCCAAGGCTGCGGTCATCCTGCATCGAAAGATCCTCGCCGCGGGGCAAGCTATTGGGGGTACGGGGTTCAGGCTCAAGCCCGAAGACAGGCTTTACCTGTGCCTGCCCATTTACCATATTACCGGAATGGGTCCGGGCGTCTGCGGATTCATTAGCGCGGGTGGCTCCATCGTTCTCCGCCGGAAGTTTTCCGCATCTAGTTTCTGGTCGGAAGTACAGGAATACCAGGCGAATTGCTTTATCTACGTCGGCGAGTTGTGTCGCTACCTGCTAATGCAGCCAAGGTGCCCGGAAGAGAAAGGTAATCCGCTGAAAAAAATTCTGGGCAATGGTCTCCGTCCGGATGTCTGGAAAGAGTTTAAGGATCGTTTTGGTGTTTCCCGAATCTGCGAGATATACGGCTCCAGCGAGGGCAATGTCAGCTTTATGAATCTATTGAACAAGGACAGCACGATTGGCTTTCCCAGTTCCAAGATAGCGCTCGTAAAGTATAACCACGATGAGGCGGAGATACTGCGGGATGAGTCGGGTGTCTGTATCGAAGCGCCCGTCGGAGAGCCTGGCCTGTTGCTGGGGAAAATCAGCAGTAGAACGCGGTTTGACGGCTACACTGATTCGGCTGCCACCGAAAAGAAGATTGTCCGGAACGTTATCGAGCAGGGAGACCAGTGGTTTAATACCGGCGATCTAATACGTGAGATCGATGTTGGCTTCGCGTTGGGCCTGAAGCACTACCAGTTCGTGGACCGAACGGGCGATACCTTCCGCTGGCGCGCGGAAAATGTCTCGACTAACGAGGTAGGTGAGGTGTTGAACCGGCATCCGCAAATCAATATGGCAAATGTCTATGGCGTTGAGGTTCCGGGCGTGGAAGGCCGTGCGGGCATGGTAGCATTTGCCCTCGAGGAGAGTGTCCCATTTGATATGGAGACGTTTGTGCGTATCGTGGATGGCGAGTTGCCCGTATATGCCAGGCCGGTATTCCTGCGCATTCAGCGATCAATGGCTACCACCGGGACGTTTAAATTACTCAAGGGTGAACTACGCGAGCAAGCTTATCACCTGGATAACGTTGGGGATGATGAAATTTATGTTCGCAGGCCTCAAGGCGAGTCCTACGAGCGATTGGACGTCGGTTTCTATAAGTGCATTGCCGATGGCAGCGCAGGTTACTAG
- a CDS encoding TonB-dependent receptor, with protein sequence MTAQTLCAEKHTLHSTILAVTIGILPAHAVAQHAVLEEVIVTATKRAESLQDIAMTVNAFDEQTIREANITNADDLAILAPTLTITTNTQPNTAAFRIRGIGTSQTDIALEPSVGIFVDDVYLNRSGLGMSDLTDIERIEILNGPQGTLYGKNTNAGAISIITKAPNLEEYEGYVEATLGDYDLQKYVAGVSGPITESLAFRLSGSVHQRDGYLENNGIGDDMNNADDWNVIGKLLWEATDNLSISLKGTYVDRNPRCCAPDATAGDSVNEQLVAEGFEPDKNNPFDYETAVSVEQNYESEFYSFSMVVDYALEWGSFKSISNYTDNETSNSYDPDRSQLDVMSYIGGYSESDTLSQEFRVSFDASDRFQHMLGFFYFESTIQGGNGNPFVFLGEDFLTQANQQQDFIDTLPAPPNFIARPGDNLRADTSIDTTNVAVFGQSTWYITDAWQVTGGLRWTDEEKDADLFTEIDSTAPSAALTGLSFLTTVSTPIDDSFTRSTDNVNWLVNTRYDILDDTMLYASVATGSKSGGFNTVNGTPEEREFDDEDTISYEAGVKSTLLESRLRVNAALFYTEIDDYQFQQQLEAGIGSRVSNQAEVETQGLDLEIQALPLQNLTLGASLLYMDKYEITAGPQKGDNLPFTAEYSYTLSATLVFPLYDGGIYLRTDYSYMDDHAISAGADLRDDQFDDREDLSAKLGWRNDNWNVSVWGRNLTDDTYVSFAAATFPVTSTNAFWLAPPRTWGATVRYDF encoded by the coding sequence ATGACTGCACAAACACTTTGCGCAGAAAAGCACACTCTACACAGCACAATTCTGGCTGTAACGATCGGCATTCTTCCTGCTCATGCTGTTGCCCAACATGCCGTTTTGGAGGAGGTTATCGTTACGGCGACCAAGCGTGCCGAGAGCCTGCAGGATATTGCCATGACGGTGAACGCTTTCGATGAGCAGACTATCCGGGAAGCGAATATCACAAATGCCGACGATCTGGCCATCCTCGCTCCCACCCTGACCATTACCACGAATACCCAGCCCAACACCGCAGCGTTCCGGATTCGCGGCATCGGCACTTCCCAGACGGACATTGCCCTGGAACCCTCGGTGGGCATATTCGTAGACGATGTCTACCTGAATCGCTCCGGGCTGGGCATGTCCGACCTTACCGACATCGAACGCATCGAGATATTGAATGGACCACAGGGCACCCTGTACGGCAAGAACACTAACGCTGGAGCCATCAGCATTATCACCAAGGCCCCCAACCTCGAGGAATACGAGGGCTACGTGGAGGCCACACTGGGCGATTATGACCTGCAGAAATACGTAGCGGGGGTCAGCGGACCGATTACCGAATCGCTGGCGTTCCGCCTGTCCGGCTCCGTCCACCAAAGGGATGGCTACCTGGAGAACAACGGGATCGGGGATGACATGAACAACGCCGACGACTGGAATGTCATCGGCAAACTGCTGTGGGAGGCCACCGATAATCTGAGCATCAGTCTCAAAGGCACCTATGTGGATCGCAACCCGCGCTGCTGCGCCCCCGATGCCACCGCCGGCGATTCCGTGAATGAACAGCTGGTAGCCGAAGGTTTTGAACCGGACAAAAACAACCCCTTCGATTACGAGACCGCGGTGAGCGTCGAGCAGAACTACGAAAGCGAGTTCTACAGCTTTTCAATGGTTGTCGACTACGCTCTTGAATGGGGCTCCTTCAAGTCGATTTCAAACTATACCGATAACGAGACCAGCAATAGCTACGATCCCGACCGCTCCCAACTGGACGTCATGTCGTATATTGGGGGCTATAGCGAGAGCGACACCCTGTCCCAGGAGTTTCGAGTCTCCTTTGATGCAAGTGATCGTTTTCAACACATGCTCGGTTTTTTCTACTTCGAATCCACCATCCAGGGCGGTAACGGCAACCCCTTTGTATTCCTTGGGGAGGACTTCCTGACCCAGGCCAACCAACAGCAGGACTTCATCGACACGTTACCAGCACCTCCGAACTTTATTGCCCGGCCAGGCGACAACCTGCGCGCTGATACATCGATCGACACCACCAACGTGGCAGTCTTCGGCCAGAGCACCTGGTATATTACTGACGCCTGGCAGGTCACCGGCGGCCTGCGCTGGACCGACGAGGAAAAGGACGCCGACCTGTTCACCGAGATCGACTCCACGGCGCCGTCAGCGGCGCTTACCGGCCTGTCCTTCCTCACCACGGTCTCCACCCCTATCGACGACTCCTTCACTCGAAGCACTGACAACGTCAACTGGCTGGTCAACACCCGCTATGACATCCTGGACGACACCATGCTTTACGCCAGCGTGGCGACGGGTTCCAAGTCCGGTGGCTTTAACACAGTCAACGGCACCCCCGAAGAACGGGAGTTTGATGACGAGGACACCATTAGCTATGAGGCCGGGGTCAAATCCACCCTCCTGGAATCTCGCCTGCGCGTGAACGCTGCACTGTTCTACACCGAGATCGACGATTACCAGTTCCAGCAGCAGTTGGAAGCGGGCATCGGCAGCCGGGTATCGAACCAGGCCGAAGTGGAAACCCAGGGACTTGATCTGGAGATCCAGGCGCTGCCCCTGCAGAACCTGACACTGGGTGCCAGTCTGCTTTACATGGACAAGTATGAAATCACCGCCGGCCCCCAGAAGGGGGACAACCTGCCCTTCACTGCCGAGTACAGCTACACCCTGTCCGCCACACTGGTCTTTCCGCTGTACGATGGCGGCATCTACCTGCGGACGGACTACAGCTATATGGATGACCATGCCATCAGTGCTGGTGCGGACCTTCGCGATGACCAGTTTGATGACCGGGAAGACTTGAGCGCCAAACTAGGCTGGCGGAACGACAACTGGAATGTATCGGTCTGGGGCAGGAATCTGACCGATGATACATACGTATCCTTCGCCGCGGCGACATTCCCCGTCACATCCACGAACGCCTTCTGGCTGGCACCGCCGAGAACTTGGGGTGCCACCGTGCGCTACGATTTCTGA
- a CDS encoding MFS transporter yields MQANRPLPLSTKVAYGFGAVAYGVKDNAFSVFLLFFYSRVVGMPAEQVGLAIMLVLIIDGISDPLVGHISDNLHSRWGRRHPFMYFSALPVSVSFFFLWNPPVLSADAMFFYLLAMAVLVRTLITLFEVPSTSLIAELTPDYDERTKVIGYRGFFGYLGGIGLTIVAYVFFFPQTPEYSVGLMNPEGYTKYALVGSTMMFIAIIVSSIGTHNRIPTFKSPPPKRPFNARQTTTELKQTLSNPSFLVVMGATLFAATASGLGLSSANFLFTLFWEFTSEQIGLLNMFLIISVFIAVIIAPGLSRRIGKKKAVIFFWFTAASLAPMPYLLRVFGWFPDNGSPALLPSVLAIYTVDMALFISANITISSMFADVVEDSEKTTGRRSEGIFFASRKFLEKSVSGLGIFMASSVLVMVGISETATPGSLDQATLSRWIFIYAPTYVFLYMLAVTLVFRYQIDREVHEKNLRQLAEESSP; encoded by the coding sequence ATGCAGGCCAACCGGCCACTACCACTCAGTACCAAAGTCGCTTACGGCTTTGGTGCGGTCGCCTATGGCGTAAAAGACAATGCCTTCTCGGTGTTTCTTCTGTTCTTTTACAGCCGTGTCGTTGGCATGCCTGCAGAGCAGGTCGGGCTCGCTATTATGCTGGTACTGATCATCGACGGGATTTCCGACCCGCTGGTTGGCCACATATCCGACAACCTGCACTCCCGCTGGGGCCGTCGACATCCGTTTATGTATTTCTCGGCGCTACCGGTGTCTGTAAGCTTCTTTTTCCTGTGGAACCCGCCAGTTTTATCCGCTGACGCCATGTTCTTCTATCTGCTGGCTATGGCGGTACTCGTGCGCACCTTGATCACGCTGTTTGAAGTGCCCAGTACCTCGCTCATTGCTGAGCTCACCCCTGACTACGATGAGCGAACCAAGGTGATCGGATATCGTGGCTTTTTCGGTTACCTGGGTGGGATAGGACTCACTATTGTTGCCTATGTGTTTTTCTTTCCGCAGACACCGGAGTACTCGGTAGGCTTAATGAACCCGGAGGGTTATACGAAGTACGCCTTGGTGGGGTCAACGATGATGTTTATCGCAATTATCGTTTCATCCATTGGTACTCACAATCGCATCCCAACCTTCAAGTCACCCCCGCCGAAGCGACCTTTTAACGCGCGGCAGACGACAACAGAGTTAAAACAGACACTCTCCAACCCCTCCTTCCTGGTAGTGATGGGCGCGACACTATTCGCCGCCACCGCCAGCGGGCTAGGGCTTTCGTCCGCCAACTTTCTGTTTACGCTGTTCTGGGAATTTACCTCTGAACAGATCGGCCTTCTGAATATGTTCCTGATTATCAGTGTATTCATTGCAGTGATCATTGCGCCAGGGCTGTCGCGCCGAATCGGTAAGAAGAAAGCGGTGATCTTTTTTTGGTTTACGGCAGCATCGCTGGCGCCGATGCCCTATCTTCTGCGCGTGTTTGGCTGGTTCCCGGACAATGGCTCTCCTGCACTGTTGCCGTCGGTGCTCGCAATCTACACCGTTGACATGGCTCTATTCATATCCGCAAACATCACGATCTCGTCCATGTTCGCCGATGTTGTGGAAGACAGTGAGAAAACGACAGGACGGCGTTCGGAGGGTATCTTCTTTGCCTCGCGCAAATTCCTCGAGAAATCCGTTTCGGGGCTCGGGATATTTATGGCCAGCAGCGTGCTGGTTATGGTGGGTATTTCAGAAACTGCTACACCGGGGTCACTGGATCAAGCGACCTTGTCTCGCTGGATATTTATTTACGCCCCCACGTATGTCTTCCTGTACATGCTCGCAGTTACGCTGGTGTTTCGATACCAGATCGACAGAGAAGTACACGAGAAAAATCTGCGCCAGTTGGCCGAAGAATCGTCACCCTGA
- a CDS encoding MBL fold metallo-hydrolase, producing MKKVLVMIGCLALAGVVTYSQRTTLVARLMERGLEARMGADVVAEMEDGLHLALCGAGGPMPAPNASGPCVAVVAGKQLFIVDAGTDGVRNLGRMGYQAGNIQGVFLTHFHSDHIDGLGEMGTLRWAAGDNDSPLPVYGPHGVERVVNGFNESYAQDFVYRHEHHGDMVAPMSAAGLEAMPFTVPQMGELELVYEGGGLTVNALAVEHSPVEPAVGYLFSYKGRKLLITGDTTKQDNIQKFSEGIDLLVHEALAPNLLMMMHEAANKIGNKIMAKISVDVLDYHASPVEAAETARDAGVGHLLYYHIVPPLVIPGQQELWLGGAGEIFPDYTVGQDGVSFSLPADSDEIILTRKSL from the coding sequence ATGAAAAAAGTACTTGTGATGATTGGCTGTCTGGCACTCGCAGGCGTAGTCACCTACAGCCAGCGCACAACCCTCGTCGCACGCCTGATGGAACGTGGGTTGGAAGCACGCATGGGCGCCGACGTCGTTGCGGAAATGGAGGACGGCCTGCACCTGGCACTGTGCGGCGCCGGTGGCCCGATGCCCGCCCCCAACGCCTCCGGCCCCTGCGTGGCAGTCGTTGCGGGCAAGCAGTTGTTCATCGTGGATGCGGGTACGGATGGGGTACGTAACCTGGGCCGCATGGGCTACCAGGCCGGCAATATCCAGGGCGTATTCCTCACCCACTTTCACTCAGACCATATCGACGGCCTGGGTGAGATGGGCACCCTGCGCTGGGCCGCCGGAGATAACGACTCACCGCTGCCTGTCTACGGACCACACGGTGTAGAGCGTGTCGTCAACGGCTTCAACGAGTCCTACGCACAGGACTTTGTTTACCGACACGAGCACCACGGAGACATGGTCGCCCCCATGAGCGCGGCCGGCCTTGAGGCCATGCCCTTCACGGTACCGCAGATGGGGGAACTCGAACTCGTATACGAAGGTGGCGGACTGACAGTGAACGCACTGGCCGTGGAACACTCTCCGGTCGAGCCAGCAGTGGGCTACCTGTTCAGCTACAAGGGCCGCAAACTGCTGATCACCGGCGACACCACCAAACAGGACAATATTCAGAAATTCTCCGAGGGGATCGACCTGCTGGTACACGAGGCCCTGGCGCCAAACCTGCTCATGATGATGCACGAGGCGGCAAACAAGATAGGCAACAAGATCATGGCGAAAATCAGTGTCGATGTGCTGGACTACCACGCCAGCCCGGTAGAGGCAGCAGAAACCGCCCGTGATGCCGGCGTCGGTCACCTGCTGTACTACCATATCGTGCCACCCCTGGTCATTCCCGGGCAGCAAGAACTTTGGCTGGGCGGCGCGGGGGAGATATTCCCCGACTACACCGTCGGCCAGGACGGCGTCAGCTTTTCGCTGCCTGCCGATAGCGATGAGATCATCCTGACCCGAAAGAGCTTGTAA
- a CDS encoding site-specific DNA-methyltransferase, translating to MSSHQVANTPIHALTPFEHNARTHSRKQIQQIARSIEQFGFNNPVLVDNDYRIIAGHGRVQAAQLLGMQAVPTICLDHLSEAETRAYILADNRLADLAGWDQEILAIEFQHLMAMDIDFDIEITGFDLPEIEIMIDPPGDEDREPPIPDLPGENAVVSQVGDLWALGDHRVICSDARNPETYSALLGNERARLQFTDPPYNVPIDGHVSGLGEVRHEDFVMACGEMTEVEFTAFLITVLSLGARYSVDGALHYICMDWRHLLELLNAGHSVFDEHLNLCVWNKTNGGMGSLYRSKHEMVLVFKHGTAAHINNVQLGKYGRYRTNVWDYAGMSSTAADRADNLAMHPTVKPVALVADVLRDASHRGDIVLDAFGGAGSTLLAAELTGRKARLIEIDPRYVDVTIQRWQQETDGNAVLLSTGQTFSEISEARLAGDDASTSVDIEEDPHVG from the coding sequence ATGTCCTCACACCAGGTTGCAAACACACCTATCCACGCGCTGACGCCTTTCGAGCACAACGCGCGCACCCACTCCAGGAAACAGATCCAACAGATTGCCCGGAGTATCGAACAGTTCGGGTTCAATAACCCTGTCCTGGTAGACAACGATTACCGCATCATTGCAGGCCACGGGCGGGTTCAGGCGGCCCAGCTCCTGGGTATGCAAGCCGTCCCCACGATCTGCCTGGATCACCTGTCCGAGGCCGAGACCCGGGCTTATATCCTCGCCGACAATCGCCTCGCAGACCTTGCGGGCTGGGACCAAGAGATTTTGGCTATCGAGTTTCAGCACCTGATGGCAATGGACATCGATTTTGATATCGAAATCACCGGTTTCGATCTGCCGGAGATCGAGATCATGATCGACCCGCCCGGCGACGAGGACCGGGAGCCTCCGATCCCTGATCTGCCCGGTGAAAACGCCGTCGTGTCCCAAGTGGGTGATCTCTGGGCCCTCGGCGATCATCGCGTCATCTGCAGCGATGCGCGGAATCCTGAGACCTACTCAGCCCTGTTGGGCAACGAGCGTGCACGGCTCCAGTTCACTGACCCGCCCTATAACGTGCCGATCGATGGCCATGTCTCGGGTCTTGGCGAGGTACGCCACGAAGACTTCGTCATGGCCTGTGGGGAGATGACCGAGGTCGAGTTCACGGCATTCCTTATCACGGTACTGAGCCTCGGGGCACGGTACAGCGTCGACGGTGCCCTTCACTACATCTGCATGGATTGGCGCCACCTGTTGGAGCTGTTGAATGCGGGACACTCTGTCTTTGACGAGCACCTCAACCTCTGTGTCTGGAACAAGACCAACGGCGGCATGGGTTCCCTGTACCGCTCCAAGCACGAGATGGTATTGGTCTTCAAGCACGGTACCGCCGCCCACATCAACAATGTGCAGTTGGGTAAGTACGGTCGCTACCGTACCAATGTCTGGGATTACGCCGGCATGAGCAGCACGGCGGCCGATCGCGCAGACAATCTGGCCATGCACCCCACCGTCAAACCGGTGGCCCTGGTGGCTGACGTACTGCGGGACGCATCCCACCGGGGGGATATCGTGCTGGATGCCTTTGGCGGTGCCGGCAGCACCCTGCTTGCCGCCGAGCTGACAGGCCGCAAGGCCCGACTGATCGAGATAGACCCGCGCTATGTTGATGTAACCATCCAGCGCTGGCAGCAGGAGACCGACGGAAACGCCGTGCTCCTTTCCACGGGGCAGACTTTTTCCGAGATCAGTGAGGCCCGCCTCGCGGGTGACGACGCCTCTACCTCCGTCGATATCGAGGAGGACCCCCATGTCGGATGA
- a CDS encoding DUF5681 domain-containing protein, which produces MSDDTDDYEVGYGKPPKHSQFKPGKSGNPKGRPNRTRNFKTDLQEELQAKVTVTEGGQTQTISRQQAMIKRTIEKALKGDLRAVQLLAQWVATYLVDDPEALTAEPLTGEDLTLLARYGLDREPEPDKPETIEGGQEDD; this is translated from the coding sequence ATGTCGGATGACACTGATGACTACGAGGTGGGCTACGGCAAGCCTCCGAAACACTCACAGTTCAAGCCGGGAAAATCGGGCAATCCCAAGGGCCGCCCGAACCGGACCCGAAACTTTAAGACCGACCTCCAGGAGGAGCTCCAGGCGAAGGTCACCGTCACTGAAGGTGGACAGACGCAGACCATCTCCCGCCAACAGGCCATGATCAAGCGGACCATTGAAAAGGCGCTGAAGGGCGACCTGCGGGCGGTCCAGTTATTGGCTCAATGGGTAGCCACCTACCTCGTGGATGATCCCGAGGCACTGACCGCGGAACCGTTGACCGGTGAAGATCTTACCCTCCTCGCACGCTACGGCCTGGACCGGGAACCCGAACCTGACAAACCCGAAACGATTGAGGGAGGACAGGAGGATGACTGA